The following coding sequences are from one Triticum dicoccoides isolate Atlit2015 ecotype Zavitan chromosome 4A, WEW_v2.0, whole genome shotgun sequence window:
- the LOC119286539 gene encoding probable alkaline/neutral invertase F, translating into MKRVSSHVSIASEAEINLDLSRLLIDKPRFTLERKRSFDEQSWSDLSHRHNDGFDSVAHSPAFRTGFESPFSTGSHFGEPSGPHPLVNEAWEALRKSVVYFRGQPVGTVAAVDHASEEVLNYDQVFVRDFVPSALAFLMNNEPEIVKNFLLRTVHLQSSEKMVDRFKLGAGAMPASFKVDRNVNRNTETLVADFGESAIGRVAPVDSGFWWIILLRAYTKYTGDASLSESPDCQKCMRLILNLCLSEGFDTFPTLLCTDGCSMIDRRMGIYGYPIEIQALFYMALRCALQMLKPDGEGKDFIEKIGQRLHALTYHMRNYFWLDFPHLNNIYRYKTEEYSHTAVNKFNVIPDSIPDWVFDFMPCRGGYFLGNVSPAMMDFRWFALGNCIAIISSLATPEQSSAIMDLIEERWDELVGEVPLKIVYPALENHEWRIITGCDPKNTRWSYHNGGSWPVLLWLLTAACIKTGRPQMAKRAIELSEARLLKDGWPEYYDGKLGKFVGKQARKFQTWSIAGYLVARMMLEDPSTLMMISMEEDRPVKPTMRRSASWNA; encoded by the exons ATGAAGAGAGTCTCATCGCATGTCTCCATTGCCTCAGAGGCAGAGATCAATCTTGATCTCTCACGGTTACTAATTGACAAGCCAAGGTTCACACTGGAGCGTAAGAGGTCATTTGATGAACAGTCATGGAGTGACCTCTCGCATCGGCATAATGACGGCTTTGATAGTGTGGCGCATTCGCCTGCATTCCGCACCGGTTTCGAGTCACCATTCTCAACGGGCTCACACTTCGGTGAGCCAAGTGGACCACACCCGCTTGTGAATGAGGCATGGGAGGCACTCAGGAAGTCTGTAGTGTATTTTCGTGGCCAGCCTGTGGGTACCGTTGCTGCGGTAGATCATGCATCAGAGGAGGTGCTCAATTATGATCAG GTTTTTGTGCGGGATTTTGTTCCTAGTGCATTGGCTTTCTTAATGAACAACGAACCTGAAATAGTGAAGAACTTCCTCTTGAGAACTGTCCACTTGCAAAGCTCGGAAAAAATGGTAGACCGGTTCAAGCTTGGAGCAGGAGCAATGCCTGCAAGTTTCAAGGTGGACCGTAATGTGAACAGGAACACTGAAACATTAGTTGCAGATTTTGGTGAGAGCGCAATTGGCAGGGTGGCACCAGTGGACTCTGGATTTTGGTGGATTATTCTCCTCCGGGCGTATACAAAGTATACTGGAGATGCTAGTTTGTCAGAATCACCTGATTGTCAGAAGTGCATGCGGCTTATACTGAATCTTTGCTTATCTGAGGGATTCGATACTTTCCCAACTCTGCTCTGCACTGATGGTTGTTCAATGATCGATCGTCGAATG ggtatatacgGTTATCCTATTGAGATCCAAGCTCTCTTCTACATGGCATTAAGATGTGCCCTCCAAATGCTTAAGCCAGATGGTGAAGGGAAGGACTTCATAGAGAAGATAGGGCAACGACTGCATGCATTAACCTACCACATGAGAAATTACTTCTGGCTTGATTTTCCACATCTAAATAACATATATAGATACAAAACAGAAGAATACTCCCACACCGCTGTGAACAAATTCAATGTCATTCCGGATTCAATCCCTGATTGGGTGTTTGATTTCATGCCTTGTCGGGGAGGCTACTTCCTTGGCAACGTCAGCCCTGCTATGATGGACTTCAGGTGGTTTGCTCTTGGAAACTGTATTGCCATTATATCATCTCTAGCTACCCCGGAGCAGTCATCGGCAATAATGGATCTCATCGAGGAGAGATGGGATGAGCTAGTGGGCGAGGTGCCTCTTAAGATAGTATATCCTGCACTTGAGAACCATGAATGGAGAATAATTACTGGCTGCGACCCCAAGAATACTAGGTGGAGTTATCATAATGGAGGATCTTGGCCAG TTCTTCTATGGCTGCTGACAGCAGCCTGCATCAAGACCGGGCGGCCACAAATGGCGAAGCGCGCCATCGAGCTCTCCGAGGCAAGGCTCCTCAAGGACGGCTGGCCCGAGTACTACGACGGCAAGCTGGGCAAGTTCGTCGGCAAGCAGGCCAGGAAGTTCCAGACATGGTCCATCGCTGGATACCTAGTCGCGAGGATGATGCTGGAGGACCCATCGACGCTCATGATGATCTCCATGGAGGAGGACCGGCCTGTGAAGCCGACAATGAGGCGGTCGGCGTCATGGAATGCTTGA